Genomic DNA from Candidatus Aminicenantes bacterium:
GATGACGCGGTTGAAAAAACCCCAGGCCGCCAGGCTGTCGGAAGACTCGGGTTCGAGCAGCACCGGAACGAGCCGCGCCAGTGGCTGCTCCAAGCTGACGTAATAGGCGCCGGCGGGGATGTCCACGATCGCTTTTTCATACTGGCCCTTGATGGTGTTCAGCACGTGGCCCTGGAAAATGGTCTTGTCGAGCTCCACCGCGGAGATCTTGAAGCTTTCCGCCTCGGCCTTGAAGCCCTCCAGGATCCGCTCCACCCGGATGCCGTGCCGCTTCAGGTTGAGCAGCACTTCCGGCTGCTGCGGCAGCAGGACGTAGCCGGCGGGCAGCTTCAGGCTGCGGCACGGTGCGGCCAAGGCCAGGTAGGGCAAGCGGTAGTCGTGCGGCGTGTCGGTTTTTTTCATGATGAAATCGCCTACCCAGGACGGGTACTTGTCACGCTCCTCGGGCTTGATGATTTCTTTGACAAATTCATAGCTTTTCACCGTCAGCTCGAAAAGTTTTTCGGCTTTGAATTCCAGGACGAATTCGGCCCCGCCGTAGCTGCGGATGGTTTCCAAGTCGACCTGGCGGATCAATTCGGCCATCGTCTTGCCGTTTTTCGCGGTAAAATCGAGGATGGCGGTGATGAAGGCCAGCGACGACTGCACGCGGGTTTCGAAATCGGCGTAGGCGTAATTCTCATCCAGGATGGAGAAACGGTTGCGCAAGCCCACGTAATTCGATCCGAAACGGGCTTCCAAAGAATCGTTCTCCCAGCCTTTTTCCGGAAATTCGCGATCGACGAAATTGCCGTAGGGCACGCTGTCATACCCGTACGTGGACTTCAGCATGCGGGCCACGGGCGGGAAAAATTTCTGCCACATGAACTGCTGCAGTTTTTCGGAACAGTTGGGATTGACCAGGGTGGAATAGGTCACCGGTTCCCGGTGAAAGGAGCCGTTGGTGGTGTGCATGTCCACGACCAGCAGCGGGACCCAGGAATTGAAAACGTCCACCAGGGCCCGCACCTCGGGCGATTCCAGCTTCAGGTAGTCGCGGTTCAGGTCGAGGTTTTGCCCGTTGAAGCGCACGCCGGCCAGTTCCGGGCCCAGGTCGCGGCGGTTGTGCCCCAGCTTGTCGTTGCCGTCGGCGTTGAAGATCGGGATGAAAAGCAGCACCTGGTGGTCGAGCAGGCCCGAAAGCCGGCCCAAGGCGACATCGCGGATGAGCATCAGCGATGCTTCCTTGCCCTCGACCTCGCCGGCGTGGATATTGGCCATGATCAGCATCGCCGGCTTGCCGGCCGTCTGCAGGTCGGCGGGGCGGCCGACCTTTTCCTTGCTGAGCACCACCAGCGGGATCAGCCGCCCTTCGCTGGAAGTAGTCAAGGTCAATATCTTGATCACGTCGGACTTCTTTTGCACCTGGTATAAAAAACTCATGACGTCGTCGTACAACGAGGTCTTCGT
This window encodes:
- a CDS encoding M14 family metallopeptidase; translation: MKRAILLTTVFLFSYLLPAQDILTVAESSHYTKTSLYDDVMSFLYQVQKKSDVIKILTLTTSSEGRLIPLVVLSKEKVGRPADLQTAGKPAMLIMANIHAGEVEGKEASLMLIRDVALGRLSGLLDHQVLLFIPIFNADGNDKLGHNRRDLGPELAGVRFNGQNLDLNRDYLKLESPEVRALVDVFNSWVPLLVVDMHTTNGSFHREPVTYSTLVNPNCSEKLQQFMWQKFFPPVARMLKSTYGYDSVPYGNFVDREFPEKGWENDSLEARFGSNYVGLRNRFSILDENYAYADFETRVQSSLAFITAILDFTAKNGKTMAELIRQVDLETIRSYGGAEFVLEFKAEKLFELTVKSYEFVKEIIKPEERDKYPSWVGDFIMKKTDTPHDYRLPYLALAAPCRSLKLPAGYVLLPQQPEVLLNLKRHGIRVERILEGFKAEAESFKISAVELDKTIFQGHVLNTIKGQYEKAIVDIPAGAYYVSLEQPLARLVPVLLEPESSDSLAAWGFFNRVI